In Desulfofundulus kuznetsovii DSM 6115, the following are encoded in one genomic region:
- a CDS encoding IS200/IS605 family element transposase accessory protein TnpB, with translation MKKPKKKATINPDESIKYTVCGEWFPESFPARRSLRWGRGGEDPLATEMRLFCSCQRWAFNRLQEGRSREELKREGQKLFGINSRFCDDAVLKAKAIIESQRGLLALEIEETETKLARARKKLGWAEKDLGKAVEANDPVKIEKAERAVHGRKARVKRLKTKLDELKTHQNNGTIPTVVFGGRSLWKRVCRGRATKEEWRNARQDRLYARGDETKGGNPNIKISYRSGEFALSVTISHLSEQTGTDSRGRPVMTRAPRVEGKLWLPEKHRLKVWELLLLGTPYTVELIRGRDGRYRVHISFAITAPEPVTSPSRGYLGMDTNPDGVALANVNYFGQPEPWPEGFTVPHPKALHKFAGEFQVTVQPNGFLYIKIPELAYSRGYRRTYLIGVLAKVVVDIAKFLGKPIALEDLDFGKDRLDTDRKFNRIAANFPFKKIIEAVMRRAFKEGIGVEPVWPAHTSTIGYYKYMERYGVIVHHAAALVIARRAIGFRECITSELKQKIRVIKEKLNQKVDSLPGEGRGMTRKVKRLFKRLEGKIPIHNGLTRFKQESFYSVWHELMQLVLSSR, from the coding sequence ATGAAAAAGCCAAAAAAGAAGGCAACAATTAACCCGGATGAAAGTATAAAATACACCGTATGCGGCGAGTGGTTTCCGGAAAGTTTTCCTGCCCGGCGCAGCCTGCGTTGGGGTCGAGGTGGCGAAGACCCCCTGGCCACCGAGATGCGCCTTTTTTGTTCATGCCAGCGTTGGGCGTTCAACCGGCTGCAGGAAGGCCGTTCCCGTGAAGAGCTCAAAAGAGAAGGCCAGAAGCTATTTGGCATAAACTCCCGTTTTTGTGACGATGCCGTATTGAAAGCAAAGGCCATTATTGAATCACAGAGGGGACTGCTGGCGCTGGAAATCGAGGAAACGGAAACAAAGCTGGCCCGTGCCAGGAAGAAACTCGGCTGGGCGGAAAAAGACCTGGGTAAAGCGGTTGAAGCAAACGACCCGGTAAAAATCGAGAAAGCCGAACGCGCCGTACACGGCCGCAAAGCGCGGGTCAAAAGACTGAAGACGAAGCTGGATGAACTGAAAACCCATCAAAATAACGGCACCATACCCACGGTAGTTTTTGGCGGCCGTTCTCTGTGGAAGCGGGTCTGCAGGGGCAGAGCCACAAAAGAAGAATGGCGAAATGCCCGGCAGGATCGGCTGTACGCCCGGGGAGACGAAACCAAGGGCGGCAATCCGAACATTAAGATAAGCTACCGCAGCGGAGAATTTGCTTTGTCCGTGACCATCTCCCACCTGTCCGAGCAGACAGGCACGGACAGCAGAGGAAGACCGGTAATGACGAGGGCTCCTCGGGTGGAGGGAAAGCTCTGGCTGCCGGAGAAGCACCGGTTGAAGGTGTGGGAGTTGCTTCTTTTGGGCACACCCTACACTGTGGAACTGATCAGGGGCAGGGACGGCCGGTACAGGGTACATATTTCCTTTGCCATAACAGCACCTGAACCGGTGACCAGTCCCAGCCGGGGCTATCTGGGGATGGACACCAACCCGGACGGGGTGGCTTTAGCCAACGTCAATTATTTCGGCCAACCGGAACCCTGGCCGGAAGGATTTACTGTACCACATCCGAAGGCCCTGCACAAATTTGCCGGGGAATTCCAGGTGACAGTACAACCGAACGGTTTTCTGTACATCAAGATACCGGAACTTGCTTACAGCCGGGGGTACCGGCGCACATACTTAATTGGCGTACTGGCCAAGGTAGTGGTGGACATTGCCAAATTTTTAGGTAAGCCCATTGCCTTGGAAGACCTGGACTTTGGGAAAGACCGGCTGGATACGGACAGGAAATTCAACCGCATAGCGGCCAACTTCCCGTTCAAGAAGATAATCGAGGCCGTCATGAGGAGGGCATTCAAGGAAGGTATTGGAGTAGAACCGGTCTGGCCGGCGCACACGTCCACCATCGGCTATTACAAGTACATGGAGCGGTACGGGGTAATTGTCCACCACGCCGCTGCACTGGTTATTGCCCGGCGTGCGATAGGCTTCAGAGAGTGCATTACCAGCGAGTTGAAGCAAAAGATTCGAGTCATCAAAGAGAAGCTGAACCAGAAGGTTGATTCCTTACCTGGGGAAGGAAGAGGGATGACCCGAAAGGTGAAGCGACTCTTCAAGCGGCTGGAAGGAAAGATTCCCATTCACAACGGGTTGACCCGTTTTAAGCAGGAATCGTTTTATTCCGTCTGGCACGAGTTGATGCAGCTCGTTTTATCAAGTAGGTGA
- a CDS encoding IS607 family transposase, whose product MPGGQRRYSMDELNRLLQSGQLNDGQEAVVLYARVSTKKQADAGNLDRQIERLRQYARENGFTIRAEFTDVASGLNQKRRGLANVLKLAEQGEYKKLIIEYPDRLARFGYEYIERHLRYCGVEIIAIAEKEPEDVNSELVRDLLAIVTTFSARLYGARGGRRVRQGFRELIVGVERDEKAKKEGNN is encoded by the coding sequence TTGCCTGGAGGCCAGCGCCGGTACTCTATGGACGAACTCAACAGGCTCCTGCAGTCCGGTCAGTTGAATGACGGGCAGGAAGCAGTCGTGCTTTACGCCCGGGTATCCACAAAAAAGCAGGCCGACGCGGGCAACCTGGACCGGCAGATCGAACGGCTGCGGCAGTACGCCCGGGAAAACGGTTTTACCATCAGGGCGGAGTTCACAGACGTGGCCAGCGGCCTGAACCAGAAGCGCCGCGGTTTAGCGAACGTGCTCAAGCTGGCCGAGCAGGGCGAGTATAAGAAGCTCATCATCGAATATCCCGACCGGCTGGCCCGGTTTGGTTATGAGTATATCGAGCGGCATTTAAGGTACTGCGGCGTAGAAATAATCGCCATCGCGGAAAAAGAGCCGGAGGACGTCAATTCCGAGCTGGTCCGGGACCTTTTGGCCATAGTCACGACCTTTTCGGCCCGTTTGTACGGCGCCAGGGGCGGCAGGAGGGTTAGGCAGGGGTTTCGGGAGCTGATAGTGGGAGTGGAGCGGGATGAAAAAGCCAAAAAAGAAGGCAACAATTAA
- a CDS encoding MerR family DNA-binding transcriptional regulator: protein MELLTISKAAKKLGVHPNSLRNWEKRGKILSRSFAWRPAPVLYGRTQQAPAVRSVE from the coding sequence ATGGAACTATTAACCATCAGCAAAGCGGCAAAAAAATTAGGCGTTCATCCCAACAGCCTGCGCAACTGGGAAAAACGCGGCAAAATCTTGTCCCGTTCGTTTGCCTGGAGGCCAGCGCCGGTACTCTATGGACGAACTCAACAGGCTCCTGCAGTCCGGTCAGTTGAATGA
- a CDS encoding TetR/AcrR family transcriptional regulator encodes MARRSGDKYRAIIEAAVKVIAENGYHNAQVSKIAREAGVADGTIYLYFRNKEDVLISLFKVKMGEFIAAVKRELQACAGAAEQLARLIELHFTRLEADRHLATVMQIQLRQSDPTIRQGITEPLRAYSRLIEGVVSRGIETGEFRADLDVRLARQMIFGTMDEVATCWVMSHRPYSLVALAPEVYRLLFRALAAKDG; translated from the coding sequence GTGGCCAGGAGAAGCGGCGACAAGTACAGGGCTATTATTGAAGCGGCGGTAAAGGTAATTGCCGAAAACGGCTACCATAACGCCCAGGTTTCCAAAATCGCCCGGGAGGCGGGGGTGGCCGACGGCACCATCTACCTTTACTTCCGCAACAAGGAAGATGTGCTCATTTCCCTGTTCAAGGTGAAGATGGGCGAGTTTATTGCGGCGGTAAAGCGGGAACTGCAAGCCTGTGCCGGGGCCGCGGAGCAGCTGGCCCGCCTGATCGAGCTGCATTTCACCAGGCTGGAGGCGGACCGCCACCTGGCCACGGTAATGCAAATACAACTGCGGCAGTCGGACCCCACCATTCGCCAGGGCATAACCGAACCCCTGAGGGCTTATTCCCGGCTCATCGAGGGGGTTGTCTCCCGTGGCATCGAAACCGGGGAGTTCCGGGCCGACCTGGACGTGCGCCTGGCCCGGCAGATGATTTTCGGAACCATGGACGAGGTGGCCACCTGCTGGGTGATGTCCCACCGCCCTTACAGCCTGGTGGCCCTGGCGCCGGAGGTTTACCGGTTGCTTTTCCGGGCCCTGGCGGCAAAGGACGGCTAA
- a CDS encoding acyl-CoA dehydrogenase family protein, with amino-acid sequence MLQKGGAFLLEDIDPQDVFTPEDFTDEHRMIQSTVADFAVNELAPKAEELENQPEGLMRELMQKAGELGLLSADIPEEYGGADLGKVASCLIAENVVAGGSFAVTHSAHTGIGTMPILLFGNEEQKKKYLPRLASGEAIAAYALTEPNAGSDALSIRTRAVLSPDGKHYLLNGEKMFITNGGIADVYITYAKVDGDKFTGFIVERNTPGFSLGQEEKKMGIKGSSTRSLIFEDAKVPVENVLGEIGKGHLIAFNALNIGRFKLGAACVGSCKLAVEHAAKYALQRVQFAQPIARFGLIQHKLAMMAARTYAVESVIYRIAGMLEEALADKKEGPAAVEAISEYAIECSIAKVLASEVLDYVVDEMVQIYGGYGYIQEYPAERFYRDSRINRIFEGTNEVNRLLIPATIARRAMKGQLNFLGAARTLAREILNLRATLPEDDGKPLAAERQMLAMAKKLFLFIGGQAVEKYMDKLAQQQEIMGILADLAIVIYAMESAIVRVLKAHGNGQADKKLLLAQAYVHDTYPLLEKWAREAMCFLFEGDMRQTQLSIVKRMCKHQPVDLIGLRRQIADRVLTAEKYVV; translated from the coding sequence ATGCTTCAAAAAGGCGGCGCTTTTCTCTTGGAGGACATTGACCCCCAGGATGTGTTTACCCCCGAGGATTTTACCGATGAGCACCGCATGATTCAAAGCACGGTGGCCGACTTCGCGGTCAACGAGCTGGCCCCTAAAGCCGAGGAACTGGAGAACCAGCCCGAAGGGCTCATGCGGGAGCTCATGCAAAAGGCGGGCGAGTTGGGCCTGCTCTCCGCAGACATCCCCGAGGAATACGGCGGCGCAGACCTGGGGAAAGTAGCCTCGTGCCTCATTGCCGAAAACGTGGTGGCAGGCGGGTCCTTTGCCGTTACCCACAGCGCCCACACGGGCATCGGCACCATGCCCATCCTTCTTTTCGGCAACGAAGAGCAAAAGAAAAAATACCTGCCGCGGCTGGCCAGCGGTGAGGCTATTGCCGCCTATGCCCTCACTGAGCCCAACGCCGGTTCCGACGCCCTCTCCATCCGCACCAGGGCCGTCCTTTCGCCCGACGGCAAGCACTACCTCTTAAACGGCGAAAAGATGTTCATCACCAACGGCGGCATTGCCGACGTGTATATTACCTATGCCAAGGTAGACGGGGATAAGTTTACCGGCTTCATCGTCGAGCGGAATACTCCGGGATTCTCCCTGGGCCAGGAAGAAAAGAAAATGGGTATTAAGGGTTCCTCCACCCGCAGCCTCATCTTTGAAGATGCCAAGGTACCGGTGGAGAACGTCCTGGGCGAAATTGGCAAGGGGCACCTCATTGCTTTCAACGCCCTCAACATCGGCCGCTTCAAGCTGGGCGCGGCCTGCGTGGGCTCCTGCAAGCTGGCCGTGGAGCACGCAGCCAAGTACGCCCTGCAGCGGGTACAGTTTGCCCAGCCCATTGCCCGGTTCGGCCTCATCCAGCACAAGCTGGCCATGATGGCCGCCAGGACCTATGCTGTCGAAAGCGTCATTTACCGCATAGCCGGTATGCTAGAAGAGGCCCTGGCGGATAAAAAAGAAGGCCCCGCCGCTGTAGAGGCTATTAGTGAGTATGCCATCGAATGCTCCATTGCCAAGGTACTGGCCTCCGAGGTGCTGGACTACGTGGTGGACGAGATGGTGCAAATTTACGGCGGCTACGGCTATATTCAGGAATACCCCGCCGAGCGGTTCTACCGCGACTCGCGCATCAACCGCATCTTTGAGGGCACCAACGAGGTCAACCGGTTGCTCATTCCGGCCACTATCGCCCGCCGGGCCATGAAGGGACAGCTCAATTTCCTCGGCGCTGCCAGGACCCTTGCCCGGGAAATTTTAAACCTGAGGGCCACCCTGCCCGAAGACGACGGCAAGCCCCTGGCTGCCGAGCGGCAAATGCTGGCCATGGCCAAAAAGCTCTTCCTCTTCATTGGTGGTCAAGCGGTGGAAAAATACATGGATAAGCTGGCCCAGCAGCAAGAAATCATGGGGATTTTGGCTGACCTGGCTATTGTCATCTACGCCATGGAAAGCGCTATTGTGCGGGTGTTAAAAGCGCACGGAAACGGTCAGGCGGATAAAAAGCTTCTCCTGGCCCAGGCCTACGTACACGACACCTACCCCCTGCTGGAAAAGTGGGCCCGGGAGGCCATGTGCTTCCTGTTTGAAGGGGATATGCGGCAGACCCAGCTCTCCATTGTCAAGCGGATGTGCAAACACCAGCCGGTGGACCTGATCGGCCTGCGCCGGCAGATTGCCGACCGGGTACTCACAGCGGAAAAATATGTGGTATAA
- a CDS encoding acetyl-CoA C-acyltransferase, protein MQEAVIVSAVRTAVGKAPRGKLRNTRPEDMAEAVLKEALARIPGLDPAEIDDVIFGCAFPEAEQGMNVTRNIVLKAGLPDSVPGATVNRYCSSGLEAIAIAATRIMAGFAEVYVAGGVESMSLVPMGGNKTMPDPDLMERMPEVYMGMGYTAENVAERYNISREDQDAFALASHRKAIAAINAGKFKDEIVPLTVTERVRQNGKLVENSFVFDTDEGVRPDTSMEALARLRPAFKVGGTVTAGNSSQTSDGAACVVLMSGRKAASLGLKPLAVFRAYAVGGCPPEIMGIGPTVAIPKALKLAGLTKDQIDLFELNEAFASQALACIRILELDPARINVNGGAIALGHPLGCTGAKLTATLLYEMQRRQARYGVVSMCIGGGMGAAGVFERA, encoded by the coding sequence ATGCAGGAAGCCGTAATTGTCAGCGCCGTGCGCACGGCGGTAGGAAAGGCCCCCCGGGGAAAATTGAGGAACACCCGCCCCGAGGACATGGCAGAAGCGGTGCTGAAAGAAGCCCTGGCCCGGATACCCGGGCTGGATCCGGCGGAGATAGACGACGTAATTTTCGGTTGCGCCTTTCCCGAGGCCGAGCAGGGGATGAACGTCACCCGCAACATAGTCCTGAAGGCCGGACTGCCGGACAGCGTCCCGGGAGCCACGGTGAACCGCTACTGCTCCTCCGGCCTGGAAGCCATAGCCATCGCCGCCACCCGGATCATGGCCGGTTTCGCCGAAGTTTATGTGGCCGGGGGCGTGGAGAGCATGAGCCTGGTGCCCATGGGCGGCAATAAAACCATGCCCGACCCGGACCTGATGGAACGGATGCCCGAAGTCTACATGGGCATGGGCTACACCGCCGAAAATGTGGCCGAACGCTATAACATCAGCCGGGAAGACCAGGACGCCTTTGCCCTGGCCAGCCACCGGAAGGCCATCGCCGCCATAAACGCGGGGAAGTTCAAGGACGAAATCGTACCCCTGACGGTCACCGAGAGGGTCCGGCAGAACGGCAAACTGGTGGAAAACAGCTTTGTCTTCGACACCGACGAGGGCGTCCGCCCCGACACCAGTATGGAGGCCCTGGCCCGGTTAAGGCCCGCTTTCAAGGTGGGGGGAACGGTCACGGCGGGCAATTCCTCCCAGACCAGCGACGGGGCGGCCTGCGTGGTGCTGATGAGCGGGCGCAAAGCGGCGTCCCTGGGGTTAAAGCCCCTGGCCGTTTTCCGGGCCTACGCCGTGGGGGGCTGCCCGCCGGAAATCATGGGCATCGGCCCCACCGTGGCCATTCCCAAGGCGCTTAAACTGGCCGGGCTGACCAAAGATCAGATTGACCTCTTTGAGCTGAACGAAGCCTTTGCTTCCCAGGCCCTGGCCTGCATCAGGATTCTGGAGCTGGACCCGGCCAGAATCAACGTCAACGGCGGTGCCATCGCCCTGGGCCATCCCCTGGGCTGCACCGGGGCCAAGCTGACCGCCACCCTGCTCTACGAGATGCAGCGCCGGCAGGCCCGCTACGGCGTGGTGAGCATGTGCATCGGCGGGGGCATGGGCGCGGCGGGAGTGTTTGAGAGAGCGTGA
- a CDS encoding 3-hydroxyacyl-CoA dehydrogenase/enoyl-CoA hydratase family protein: MRRRIRKAAVLGAGVMGAAIAGHLANAGIPTYLLDIVPGELTPEEAKQGLTLEHPRVRNRLATKAIEQLVKAKPAPLYLPENAGLITPGNLEDHLDRLAEVDWIIEVVVERLDIKQNLLARVEKYRRPGTIVSSNTSGLSINKMVEGRQLEFRQHFLGTHFFNPPRYMRLLEIIPARDTLPEIVDFMKDFGERVLGKGVVICKDTPNFIANRIGVYGMCATIRAMLDTGLTVEEVDALTGRALLRPKSASFRTLDMVGLDVLAHVARNMYEAVDDPAEKETFTVPDFLKEMVARGWLGDKTGQGFYKKVKGAAGTEIYALDYKTLEYRPRQKVRFPSLETARTAGSPDKQLQALLFDKDKGAQFAWRITKEVLVYAASKLPEIAGDIQSVDEAMKWGFNWDLGPFELWDAIGVPRMVERLKAEGEPVPPVVEELLAAGRTSFYEKREGIRYIFDWRTKESRQEHIPEGVIFLAPLKEQNRVVKSNSGASLIDLGDGVLCLEFHSRANAIGGDIVQMINYAVKEVEQNYEGLVIGNYGRHFSVGANLMLILMEAEDEEWDELDLMIREFQQANMKLKFCSKPVVAAPHSMAVGGGCEVCLHCHRVNAHAETYMGLVEVGVGLLPAGGGCKEMVLRAMERQTPETQIKVGGINTVQPLINRAFETIAMARVSTSGPEAVKLGYLRPTDRITTNRDRVIGDAKNLVLEMARRGFRPPRPATIPAVGTAGYAALQLAIETLRWGNQITEHDARIAKKIAYVLTGGGVTPGTPITEQDLLDLEREAFLSLLGEPKTIERIRHMLATNKPLRN, encoded by the coding sequence ATGCGGCGCAGGATCAGGAAAGCTGCCGTGCTGGGCGCCGGCGTGATGGGCGCGGCCATAGCCGGACACCTGGCCAACGCAGGCATCCCCACTTACCTGCTCGACATCGTACCCGGGGAACTCACCCCGGAGGAAGCCAAACAGGGCCTGACCCTGGAACACCCCCGGGTACGCAACCGTCTGGCGACAAAGGCCATTGAACAACTGGTGAAGGCCAAACCGGCCCCCCTCTACCTGCCGGAAAACGCCGGGCTGATCACCCCGGGCAACCTGGAGGACCACCTGGACAGGCTGGCCGAAGTGGACTGGATCATCGAAGTGGTGGTGGAACGGCTGGACATCAAGCAAAACCTCCTGGCCCGGGTGGAGAAATACCGCCGGCCGGGCACCATCGTCAGTTCCAATACCTCGGGCCTTTCCATCAACAAGATGGTGGAAGGCCGCCAGCTGGAATTCAGGCAGCACTTTCTGGGCACCCACTTCTTCAACCCTCCCCGCTACATGCGCCTTTTAGAGATCATCCCGGCCCGGGACACCCTGCCGGAAATCGTGGACTTCATGAAGGATTTCGGTGAACGGGTGCTGGGCAAGGGCGTGGTAATCTGCAAGGACACCCCCAACTTTATTGCCAACCGCATAGGCGTCTACGGCATGTGCGCCACCATCCGGGCCATGCTGGACACCGGCCTCACGGTGGAGGAGGTGGACGCCCTCACCGGCCGGGCCCTGCTGCGGCCGAAAAGCGCCTCCTTCCGCACCCTGGACATGGTCGGGCTGGACGTGCTGGCCCATGTGGCCCGGAACATGTATGAGGCCGTGGACGACCCGGCGGAAAAGGAAACCTTTACCGTTCCCGACTTCTTAAAGGAAATGGTGGCCAGGGGCTGGCTGGGGGATAAAACCGGCCAGGGCTTTTACAAAAAAGTGAAGGGCGCTGCCGGAACCGAGATCTATGCCCTGGACTACAAGACCCTGGAATACCGCCCCAGGCAAAAGGTCCGGTTCCCCTCCCTGGAAACGGCCAGGACCGCCGGCAGCCCCGACAAACAGCTCCAGGCGCTGCTTTTCGACAAGGACAAGGGGGCGCAATTTGCCTGGCGCATTACCAAGGAAGTGCTGGTGTACGCGGCCAGCAAGCTGCCCGAAATTGCCGGCGACATCCAGTCCGTGGACGAAGCCATGAAATGGGGCTTCAACTGGGACCTGGGCCCCTTTGAGCTGTGGGACGCCATCGGCGTGCCGCGCATGGTGGAAAGGCTGAAAGCCGAAGGGGAACCCGTGCCGCCCGTGGTGGAGGAACTGCTGGCAGCGGGCCGGACCTCTTTCTATGAAAAGAGGGAAGGCATCCGTTACATCTTCGACTGGCGCACCAAGGAAAGCAGGCAGGAGCACATCCCGGAAGGGGTCATTTTCCTCGCCCCCCTGAAGGAGCAGAACCGGGTAGTCAAGTCCAATTCCGGCGCCAGTTTAATTGACCTGGGAGACGGGGTACTCTGCCTGGAGTTTCATTCCAGGGCCAATGCCATCGGCGGCGATATTGTTCAAATGATTAACTATGCCGTGAAGGAAGTGGAACAAAATTACGAGGGCCTGGTCATAGGCAATTACGGTCGCCACTTCTCCGTGGGTGCCAACCTGATGCTCATTTTAATGGAAGCGGAAGACGAGGAATGGGACGAACTGGACCTGATGATCCGGGAGTTTCAACAGGCCAACATGAAGTTGAAGTTCTGCTCCAAACCGGTGGTGGCCGCGCCCCACAGCATGGCCGTGGGCGGGGGCTGCGAGGTCTGCCTGCACTGCCACCGGGTCAACGCCCACGCGGAAACCTACATGGGCCTGGTGGAGGTGGGCGTGGGCCTGCTGCCGGCAGGCGGCGGGTGCAAGGAAATGGTCCTGCGGGCCATGGAACGGCAGACTCCCGAAACCCAGATCAAGGTGGGAGGCATTAACACGGTCCAGCCCCTGATTAACCGGGCCTTTGAAACCATTGCCATGGCCAGGGTATCCACCAGCGGCCCGGAGGCCGTCAAGCTGGGTTACCTGCGCCCCACCGACCGCATCACCACCAACCGGGACCGGGTTATCGGCGATGCCAAGAACCTGGTGCTGGAAATGGCCCGCCGGGGTTTCCGTCCTCCCCGCCCGGCCACCATCCCGGCCGTGGGCACCGCCGGCTACGCCGCCCTGCAGCTGGCCATCGAGACCCTGCGCTGGGGCAACCAGATCACCGAACATGATGCCAGGATCGCCAAAAAAATTGCCTACGTGCTTACCGGCGGCGGCGTAACCCCCGGCACTCCCATCACCGAGCAGGATCTTTTGGACCTGGAAAGGGAGGCCTTCCTGAGCCTTTTAGGCGAACCCAAAACCATCGAACGGATCCGCCATATGCTGGCCACCAACAAGCCCCTGCGGAATTAA